One genomic region from Salvelinus fontinalis isolate EN_2023a chromosome 18, ASM2944872v1, whole genome shotgun sequence encodes:
- the LOC129815836 gene encoding protein phosphatase 1 regulatory subunit 3D-like — translation MMSSMASVGRPKAVSHCVVGKERTWSRDNDRLKTVSPCIKGKPRAVSPGMIGEQRAVPPWRPESMSSGVIGRDRAWSLGVLQTTSGYSSVTPCQTTTKNLRVTDILDSKPEPTKAPVKIRPPSPRPPPPKEPIFSRNLSSDPPVQPIIRRRAQSLPSVHERIRDRQVRFVDSLGLELEEVKVFSNGEEPRIPAHVFSRLLMSAEMNSGRSLELSLPYFKPCFPENKGSQPGFVKRLVEQVVSLDQVLCSELGIIGKVQVLNLAFNKEVTIHYSFTNWRSSAETRACWVATLHRDQMEGPESDVFRFRLPVPPFILLPGAQLEFAVCYRVTGAEYWDNNDGNNYKLSCHSYTLTVPRECENSMVHYT, via the coding sequence GTGTCTCATTGTGTCGTtgggaaggagaggacatggtctCGTGACAACGACAGGCTGAAAACAGTGTCTCCTTGCATCAAAGGAAAACCCAGAGCTGTCTCTCCAGGCATGATAGGGGAGCAGAGGGCAGTGCCTCCTTGGAGGCCAGAGTCGATGTCTTCAGGTGTGATAGGAAGAGATAGGGCATGGTCCCTTGGTGTGCTCCAGACCACCAGCGGCTACAGCAGTGTGACCCCATGCCAGACCACTACTAAGAATCTCCGAGTGACGGACATCTTGGACTCCAAACCAGAGCCAACCAAGGCCCCTGTCAAGATCCGGCCCCCCAGCCCACGTCCCCCACCCCCCAAGGAGCCCATTTTCAGTCGCAACCTGTCCAGTGACCCTCCCGTCCAGCCCATCATAAGACGTAGGGCCCAGTCTTTGCCCTCGGTCCACGAGAGAATTAGAGACCGCCAGGTACGCTTCGTGGACTCCttggggctggagctggaggaAGTCAAGGTGTTCAGCAACGGAGAGGAGCCTCGGATTCCCGCCCACGTCTTCTCCAGACTTCTCATGAGCGCTGAGATGAACTCAGGGCGGTCCCTGGAGCTTTCCTTGCCTTATTTCAAACCTTGTTTTCCCGAAAACAAGGGCTCCCAGCCGGGATTCGTTAAGCGTCTGGTGGAGCAGGTGGTCTCTCTGGACCAGGTCTTGTGTTCTGAGCTGGGCATCATCGGCAAGGTGCAGGTCCTCAACCTGGCCTTCAACAAGGAGGTGACGATCCACTACTCCTTCACCAACTGGAGGAGCAGTGCTGAGACCAGAGCCTGCTGGGTGGCTACCCTCCACAGGGATCAGATGGAGGGACCAGAGTCGGATGTTTTCCGGTTCCGTCTGCCCGTCCCGCCATTCATCCTGCTGCCTGGAGCCCAGCTGGAGTTCGCTGTGTGTTACAGAGTGACGGGAGCTGAGTACTGGGACAACAACGATGGGAACAACTACAAACTGTCCTGTCACAGCTACACGCTCACTGTGCCCCGGGAATGTGAGAACAGCATGGTGCACTACACCTGA